In the Malus domestica chromosome 16, GDT2T_hap1 genome, one interval contains:
- the LOC114821987 gene encoding large ribosomal RNA subunit accumulation protein YCED homolog 2, chloroplastic, whose amino-acid sequence MAEVGHLLSARHIKLLSVTPANPKFSASVSRSFTIRASSKRNSLSLGNKKNSRSSSPRSVIRLSTADGKWHGNWSCDYILSLQDLRLDDLIEDENTHDAQISVNLCVHKHASFGFSVDGRILTSFNRKCSNCSSTYCRKIDTQFNVWVLSSSRDEHTVQLPEIGGDDPSVIYVKPGNEAELDSLIQDTIRLATSIKDTCSELCEKSYPTVQYIGGKSTASVDKRWSRLLELKNMQ is encoded by the exons ATGGCAGAAGTTGGTCATCTGTTATCAGCAAGGCATATTAAGCTTCTCTCTGTAACTCCGGCAAACCCCAAATTCTCCGCTTCGGTGTCTCGTTCTTTCACAATCAGAGCTTCTTCCAAAaggaactctctctctctg GGTAACAAAAAGAACAGCAGGAGCAGTAGCCCACGGAGTGTGATCAGATTATCAACAGCAGATGGGAAATGGCATGGGAATTGGAGCTGTGATTACATTCTCTCCCTCCAAGACCTGCGTTTGGATGATTTGATCGAAGATGAAAATACACATGACGCTCAAATTTCGGTTAATCTCTGCGTCCACAAG CATGCTAGCTTTGGCTTCTCCGTTGATGGAAGGATATTAACATCATTCAACAGAAAATGTAGCAACTGCTCTTCTACCTACTGCAGAAAG ATTGACACACAATTCAACGTGTGGGTTCTGTCGTCAAGCAGAGACGAACACACGGTTCAACTTCCTGAAATCGGTGGCGATGATCCATCA GTTATCTACGTGAAGCCTGGAAATGAAGCAGAACTTGATTCACTCATACAGGACACGATACGGCTTGCAACCTCCATTAAA GATACTTGTTCAGAGCTGTGTGAGAAATCATATCCCACCGTGCAGT ATATTGGTGGAAAAAGCACTGCTTCTGTTGATAAGAGATGGTCTAGGCTTTTGGAGCTAAAGAATATGCAATAA
- the LOC114822295 gene encoding glucose-6-phosphate isomerase 1, chloroplastic-like, which translates to MSSIYSASPIITCHLKPTSSLQKDSVPVSVAFPGRVGFTLVDRGFALSVARDVSAELGKTTDGVLSKKKGLVNYPYALWRRYVDWLYQHKELGLFLDVSQVGFTDEFVSKMEPQFQVVFKAMEELKKGTIANPDEGRMFSNDIVSGKIKPPSSPEGRFTQVLSVGIRGSALGPQFVAEELAPDNPPLKIRFIDNTDPGGIDHQIVQLGPELASTLIIVISKSGSTPETINGLLEPLPLSVSMEDMIADPAPTTVDEHGNHDCGSGQQSSTIPLKNP; encoded by the exons ATGTCTAGCATTTACTCTGCTTCTCCGATTATCACGTGCCACCTGAAACCGACGAGTTCGCTGCAGAAGGATTCCGTTCCTGTTTCTGTTGCGTTTCCCGGCcgggtcggatttacattggtCGATCGCGGCTTTGCTCTGTCAGTGGCTCGGGATGTCTCAGCGGAGTTAGGAAAGACCACCGATGGGGTTCTAAGTAAGAAGAAAGGGCTGGTGAATTACCCATATGCTCTGTGGCGGAGGTACGTTGACTGGCTGTACCAGCATAAGGAGCTCGGTTTATTTCTGGATGTGAGTCAGGTCGGGTTCACAGACGAGTTTGTTTCCAAAATGGAGCCCCAATTCCAAGTGGTGTTCAAGGCCATGGAGGAGCTGAAGAAGGGCACGATTGCTAATCCTGATGAAGGCCGCATG TTCTCGAACGACATCGTCAGCGGTAAGATTAAGCCGCCATCTTCGCCGGAAGGTCGGTTTACTCAAGTACTATCAGTTGGAATTAGAGGCTCAGCACTTGGACCACAATTCGTTGCTGAGGAATTAGCTCCGGATAACCCTCCTCTTAAGATAAGATTTATTGACAATACTGATCCAGGAGGAATTGATCATCAGATTGTACAGCTTGGGCCCGAGTTGGCTTCAACACTTATCATTGTGATTTCAAAGAGTGGAAGTACTCCTGAAACTATAAATGGGTTACTGGAA CCCCTACCATTGTCGGTGAGCATGGAAGACATGATTGCGGATCCGGCCCCTACCACTGTCGACGAGCATGGAAACCATGATTGCGGATCCGGACAGCAGTCATCCACCATCCCACTGAAAAACCCATAG